In the genome of Helicobacter colisuis, one region contains:
- the folP gene encoding dihydropteroate synthase, translating to METFIKALNNPLKELKELGCEEIGFGIMKNKIQTDCFYVYNLKTPAAQILKQEALACGGDFALPKDAILYQQDTYNGILMLNKAQSKVLLKKLKIQPFGLKKVAESLEKHWQRKNFKPKIMGIINATPDSFYKDSQKSTQEAYERIFEMIEEGVDIIDIGGASTRPGSEWVSREEEMARIKPIADFIACEKIYERIAFSIDTYTPEVADYCLKNGFAMVNDITGFQNPKMIEVVGDYDCECVVMHMQGNPKEMQKNPHYKNLFCEIDNFFKQQIEALLKHNVKKIILDIGIGFGKTLEHNCELIRNLEHFAHFGYPLLVGASRKSMIDKITPCDVVERLAGSLAIHLESLKNGASIIRCHDTKEHIQALKVWSALQ from the coding sequence ATGGAAACTTTTATCAAGGCTTTGAATAATCCATTAAAAGAGCTAAAAGAGCTAGGTTGCGAGGAGATTGGTTTTGGGATCATGAAAAACAAAATACAAACAGATTGTTTTTATGTTTATAATTTAAAAACTCCTGCAGCACAGATTTTAAAACAGGAAGCTTTGGCTTGTGGTGGAGATTTTGCGCTTCCTAAAGATGCTATTTTATATCAACAAGATACTTATAATGGAATCTTAATGCTTAATAAAGCACAAAGTAAAGTGTTGCTTAAAAAGCTAAAGATTCAGCCTTTTGGATTAAAAAAAGTTGCAGAAAGTCTAGAGAAACATTGGCAAAGAAAGAATTTTAAGCCAAAAATTATGGGCATTATTAATGCTACTCCTGATAGTTTTTATAAAGATTCGCAAAAAAGCACTCAAGAAGCCTATGAGCGGATTTTTGAAATGATAGAAGAAGGAGTGGATATTATTGATATTGGGGGAGCCTCTACGCGTCCTGGAAGTGAGTGGGTTAGCAGGGAAGAAGAGATGGCGCGCATTAAGCCTATTGCGGATTTTATTGCCTGCGAAAAAATTTATGAGCGCATAGCCTTTAGTATTGATACTTATACACCAGAAGTGGCGGATTATTGCTTAAAAAATGGTTTTGCTATGGTAAATGATATTACTGGATTCCAAAATCCTAAAATGATTGAAGTGGTTGGGGATTATGATTGCGAATGTGTGGTGATGCATATGCAAGGAAATCCAAAAGAAATGCAAAAGAATCCTCATTATAAGAATTTATTTTGTGAGATTGATAACTTTTTTAAGCAGCAAATTGAGGCATTACTAAAGCATAATGTTAAAAAAATTATTTTAGATATAGGGATTGGATTTGGCAAGACTTTGGAGCATAATTGTGAATTAATTAGAAATCTTGAGCATTTTGCACATTTTGGCTATCCTTTGCTTGTAGGGGCTTCAAGGAAATCTATGATAGATAAAATCACCCCTTGTGATGTGGTAGAGCGATTGGCAGGAAGTTTGGCAATCCATCTAGAATCGCTAAAAAATGGAGCAAGCATCATAAGATGTCATGATACCAAAGAGCATATACAAGCCCTTAAAGTTTGGAGCGCATTGCAGTAA
- a CDS encoding DNA polymerase III subunit delta', whose protein sequence is MQNHILLVNDPIAVANQHYESENPQNCRLFCAEELGIELAREIIDESYIAASSYKLVLIAANSFNIYAQNALLKILEEPPNQVYFVLFARMKSQLIPTIRSRMPIVNRIKKEKLSPFSLSISTLSLRDIYPFLKEKSKEFGTNPTQLKIEIQSLYLDCIKEGLNFNLKEMQLFEEALFWAGHYERIQHIFLVLLLMILNKKKEKMQQNIKV, encoded by the coding sequence ATGCAAAATCATATTTTGTTGGTCAATGATCCTATTGCAGTTGCAAATCAACATTACGAGAGTGAGAACCCTCAAAATTGCCGACTTTTCTGTGCTGAGGAATTAGGTATTGAGTTGGCAAGAGAGATTATTGATGAGAGTTATATTGCAGCATCTAGCTATAAATTAGTATTGATTGCGGCAAATTCTTTTAATATCTATGCGCAAAATGCACTTTTGAAAATTTTAGAAGAGCCACCCAATCAGGTTTATTTTGTGCTTTTTGCAAGAATGAAATCTCAACTTATTCCCACTATTCGTTCAAGAATGCCAATTGTTAATCGGATTAAAAAAGAAAAGCTTTCACCCTTTTCTTTGTCAATTAGCACTCTTTCTTTAAGAGATATTTATCCTTTTTTAAAAGAAAAATCTAAAGAATTTGGCACAAATCCAACACAGCTTAAAATTGAAATTCAGAGTTTATATTTAGATTGTATTAAAGAAGGCTTAAACTTCAATTTAAAAGAAATGCAGCTTTTTGAAGAGGCTTTGTTTTGGGCTGGACATTATGAAAGGATTCAGCATATTTTCTTGGTTTTACTTTTGATGATTCTTAACAAAAAGAAAGAAAAAATGCAACAAAATATCAAGGTATAG
- a CDS encoding HobA family DNA replication regulator, giving the protein MQDIVSWTTQILRHDASRPTWLEERKFEWIPLIKRALQRIFNGESMILITDRDREWFAHYVIFSINRTNNRPYVPVVSINALFPQIDKNQQDDSEVLLISDYLNNIFSQGYFFWYVGKNDALRAKLALSHEDCFLWIFDTELQNSFTLQSTDPLVDIKLMQMYRIFNLTIEAALFGQITME; this is encoded by the coding sequence ATGCAAGATATTGTTAGCTGGACTACGCAGATTCTAAGGCATGATGCTAGTCGCCCTACTTGGCTTGAAGAGCGCAAGTTTGAGTGGATTCCACTCATTAAACGCGCCCTGCAAAGAATCTTTAATGGTGAGAGTATGATTTTGATTACTGATAGAGATAGGGAGTGGTTTGCGCATTATGTGATTTTTTCTATTAATAGAACTAATAATCGCCCTTATGTCCCTGTTGTAAGCATTAATGCGCTCTTCCCTCAAATTGATAAGAATCAGCAAGATGATTCAGAAGTGCTTTTAATTAGTGATTATTTGAATAATATTTTTTCTCAAGGTTATTTCTTTTGGTATGTTGGCAAAAATGATGCCTTGCGCGCTAAACTTGCTTTGAGTCATGAGGATTGCTTTTTGTGGATTTTTGACACTGAATTGCAAAATAGCTTTACTTTGCAATCAACTGATCCTTTGGTGGATATTAAATTAATGCAAATGTATCGAATCTTTAATCTAACCATTGAAGCGGCTTTGTTTGGACAAATTACAATGGAATAA
- a CDS encoding aspartate kinase, translating into MLIVQKYGGTSVGDCERIQNVAKRVVESKEKGNSLVVVVSAMSGETDKLLGYTKFFSRLPKEREVDMVLSAGERVTSALLAIALEEMGYKAISLSGRAAGIVTDTSHTKARIEEIDTTYLNELLAKDYIVVVAGFQGVTEKGEVTTLGRGGSDLSAVALAGALQADLCEIYTDVDGVYTTDPRIEPKAKKIDKISYDEMLELASMGAKVLLNRSVEMAKKLNVNLVTRSSFNYNEGTLITKEEEIMEHPIVSGIALDKNQARVSICNVEDRPGIAAEIFGALSEANINVDMIVQTIGRDGKTDLDFTIPEVELENTKRVLKAFEGSVESIDYDSDIAKVSIVGVGMKSHSGVAARAFQALAEDNINIMMISTSEIKISMVIRLKYAELAIRTLHSVYQLDK; encoded by the coding sequence ATGCTAATTGTTCAAAAATATGGTGGCACTAGCGTTGGTGATTGCGAAAGGATTCAAAATGTCGCCAAGCGTGTCGTGGAATCAAAAGAAAAGGGGAATAGCCTTGTTGTAGTGGTTTCTGCTATGAGTGGAGAGACTGATAAGCTATTGGGCTATACGAAGTTTTTCTCAAGACTCCCAAAAGAGCGGGAAGTGGATATGGTGCTTAGCGCAGGTGAGAGAGTTACAAGCGCACTTTTGGCTATTGCTTTAGAGGAAATGGGCTATAAAGCAATTTCTTTGAGTGGTCGTGCAGCAGGGATTGTTACAGACACTTCGCATACCAAAGCAAGAATTGAAGAAATTGATACAACCTATCTCAATGAGCTACTAGCTAAAGATTATATTGTTGTGGTAGCAGGGTTCCAAGGGGTTACAGAAAAAGGCGAGGTAACCACGCTAGGTAGGGGAGGGAGCGATCTCTCTGCAGTGGCACTTGCTGGAGCATTGCAAGCAGATTTGTGTGAGATTTACACAGATGTTGATGGAGTTTATACCACCGATCCAAGAATTGAACCTAAGGCAAAAAAGATAGATAAAATTAGCTATGATGAAATGTTGGAGCTTGCTTCAATGGGAGCTAAAGTTTTATTAAATCGTTCAGTTGAAATGGCAAAAAAACTCAATGTTAATTTAGTTACAAGAAGTAGTTTTAATTACAATGAAGGCACATTAATTACAAAGGAAGAAGAAATTATGGAACATCCAATTGTTAGCGGAATCGCATTAGATAAAAATCAAGCAAGAGTAAGCATTTGCAATGTAGAAGATAGACCGGGGATTGCAGCAGAAATTTTTGGGGCTTTGAGTGAGGCAAATATCAATGTTGATATGATTGTGCAAACAATTGGCAGAGATGGCAAGACAGATTTAGATTTTACAATTCCAGAAGTGGAGCTTGAAAACACAAAACGCGTTTTAAAAGCATTTGAAGGAAGTGTGGAGAGTATTGATTATGATTCAGATATTGCAAAGGTTTCCATTGTGGGCGTGGGTATGAAATCTCATAGTGGAGTGGCTGCAAGAGCATTCCAAGCTTTAGCAGAAGATAATATTAATATTATGATGATTAGCACAAGCGAGATTAAAATTTCAATGGTGATTCGCTTAAAATATGCAGAATTAGCCATTAGAACTCTCCATAGTGTGTATCAATTAGATAAATAA
- a CDS encoding RNA pyrophosphohydrolase — protein sequence MRKETKTYRPNVAAIILSPKYPLTCEVFIASRTDVKNAWQFPQGGIDKSETPREALFRELKEEIGTDKVDIVAEYPEWISYDFPPSVVKRMYPYDGQIQKYFLVRLQENGIIDINTEEPEFDEYKFVTFEDLFSHITYFKRPVYRQVLEYFKRKGYL from the coding sequence GTGAGAAAAGAAACAAAAACTTATCGACCCAATGTTGCTGCTATCATACTTTCTCCAAAATATCCATTAACTTGTGAGGTTTTTATCGCAAGTCGCACAGATGTTAAGAATGCGTGGCAATTCCCGCAAGGCGGAATTGATAAATCAGAGACGCCTAGAGAAGCTTTGTTTCGTGAGCTTAAGGAAGAGATTGGAACAGATAAAGTGGATATTGTTGCAGAATATCCAGAGTGGATTAGTTATGATTTTCCGCCCTCTGTTGTAAAGCGAATGTATCCTTATGATGGACAGATACAAAAGTATTTCTTGGTGCGCTTACAAGAAAATGGAATTATAGACATTAACACAGAGGAGCCAGAGTTTGATGAGTATAAATTTGTAACATTTGAGGATTTATTTAGTCATATTACTTATTTTAAGCGTCCGGTTTATCGTCAAGTCTTAGAATATTTTAAAAGAAAGGGGTATTTGTAA
- a CDS encoding TetR/AcrR family transcriptional regulator: MGAQRLARGAQEKYQKTLNIAYQLFLKYGYEKTSLQMIIKESGGSLATIYKLFGNKRNLFQKVIEQENSDFFQSLAEHFTQVEQSELCLQDFLIFIGKKLLSEIFTPETIALNRLIFVEGYNDSELLQTFQVSCVDKILSYFSKCLETYAKREKIYIQNLQEDAKFCIDLIVSPYLLHSLLDSNYIPPNNEETERIARKAAHVFLLYLQHNKETL; this comes from the coding sequence TTGGGAGCACAAAGACTTGCAAGAGGCGCTCAAGAAAAATATCAAAAAACACTTAATATTGCCTATCAACTTTTTTTGAAATACGGCTATGAAAAAACTAGCTTACAAATGATCATCAAAGAAAGTGGTGGTTCTTTAGCGACTATTTATAAACTTTTTGGAAATAAAAGGAATCTTTTTCAAAAGGTCATTGAACAAGAAAATAGCGATTTTTTTCAATCTTTAGCAGAGCATTTTACGCAAGTAGAGCAGTCTGAACTTTGTTTGCAAGATTTTCTTATTTTCATTGGGAAAAAACTTCTTAGTGAAATTTTCACACCAGAAACCATTGCGCTAAACCGCCTTATTTTTGTTGAAGGTTATAATGATTCAGAGTTGTTACAGACTTTTCAAGTTTCGTGTGTTGATAAAATTCTTTCTTATTTTTCAAAATGCCTTGAAACTTATGCTAAAAGGGAAAAAATCTACATTCAAAACTTACAAGAAGATGCAAAATTTTGCATTGATCTTATTGTCAGTCCTTATTTATTGCATTCTCTTTTAGATTCTAATTACATTCCCCCAAACAATGAAGAAACAGAAAGAATCGCAAGAAAAGCTGCACATGTATTTTTGCTTTATCTACAACACAACAAGGAGACATTATGA